The Leucobacter viscericola sequence GTTCGGGGTGGATCGGCAACGTTCATCAGCTCGGCAGCCTTTGCCCACTCGGCAACGTAGCCATCCGCACCACCGGGGATGGGACGTCCCCAGTGCTCGTGCGCAGTAAGAAACGCATCGGTGAAGGCAACATGAACCCATTGTGCGAGCTCAGGATCGTTTGCTGAGTAGTTCCTCACCACACCATGCCCGTCAGTGAACTCTCCCCGTACCCGTTCGTGCATCGCCTGCACCATCTGGGAGCCAGCGATGGCCTGTGAAGTGCTCCCGAATGTGACGGTGTGAATCCACTGGATCGTTCCGGCGAGTCGCCCAAGCGGATCCTCCTGGTAACGGGAATGATCCCGAACCCCCGCCAGGGCGCCCGGGTGCAGCGCCTGCAGCAGAAGTGCACGCACCCCCGCAACCAGCGTCGGCATGCTGCTATGCACCATCCAGGCGGCGCTGTCTTCGCCGAAAAATCCCTCGTCTTCGCCGTCCTCAAGCCGCACCAACCAGGCGGGAACCTGCTTGGCGTGGCCGGAAAGCGTCTCGATCAAGCGAGAACGCACCGGTGAGACCATACGTTCCAGAACCTGATTCATGGTGCCTATGTTAGCTCTCGTGCGCATCCCGCACAGCACGCGGCAGCGGCCGAAACACGAGCTCGTATGACTCAGCGATCAGTTCTTCAAGCAGGCTGTCTGCGACCGAGCCGTCAATGGTGATCGTGATCCAGTGCTGTTTATTCATGTGGTAACCGGGCCGGATCGCCGCGAAGTCTCGCACGAGCAGTTCGTTCTGCAGCACCGGCCCCTTGAGCGTGAGCGATAACGTTTCGTCTTCGCGCTCGGGCTCACCGATCAGCGCAAACATTTTCCCGACGACCTTGTACACGCGCGCGCCCGGACCAAAGGGATAACTCGCCTCGGCCCGGCCGTAACTCAGCAGGCAGGCGTCGAGGCCCTCATATGAGTTGAGCGCGAAACTGGGCTGAGTCATACCCACAGCGTACCCGCGCCTCTCATCGGCCGGTACTCACATGTCAGCCGGTCAGAAACGGCCAACTTCAACCGGCTGACGTGCTAGTACCGGCTGAAACACACCAGAACTAAACGCCCTTCCCATGAATCCGCGACGACAGCGCCTCGGCAGTTCCCCGCACGGCCGCGGCGAGCTCGGGCAGCTGCTCCTCTGCCACAGCATCCTCAAGAAACGTCACCGCGATCGCGGCAACGGGCCACCCTCGATGATCGAGCACGGGCACCCCAACGGAAGCGAACCCCTCAGACACTGAGCCGCGCTCCAGCGAAAAGCCTCGGGTCTGGGTCTCGTCAAGCACCGAACGCAGTCGGGAGTAACGGTCGATGCTGTCGGAGCTCGCCAGGCGGTGCACAAACGCTTCTTTGTTCGGAAACAGCGCACGGGCCTGAGCCTTCGGAAGTGCGGCGAGGATCGCCCGCCCGCTCGCGGTCGCCTGCATGGGCAAGCGCACGTCTACGTCCGTCACGAGGCTTGGTGAGCCCGGCGCCCGCTCCTCCAGCACATACAACACGTCACGACCGTGCGGCACGGCCAGGTGCCCACTACAACGGACACGATCCACCAGCTGCGCGAGCAACGGCCGACCGATGCGCGCGAGCGGCTCCTGCCTCGCATACGCAGAGCTGAGTTCCACGGCCGCGATCCCGAGCCCGAATCGCTTCTCTTCGAGCAGGTGCATCACGTAGCCGTGTTCCTGCAGCGTCGCGAGCAGGTGGTAGACCGTGGATCGCGGCAGCTCAAGCTGAGTGGCAATAATGGACGCGGGAAGCGGGCCCCGCGAACGAGCGAGCAAGCTCAGTATCCGCAGCGTCTGATCCGCAGCGGGTACTTTCACGTCACTCATGCTCGCAGCCTACCCGCTAGCCCAGCGGCGCTCCAACGGCACGCTCGACGGTCTCGCGCACAGCACCGCTAGCCACAAACTCGTAGGCAGCCGTAATAGTCGGTGACAGGAAGGCATCGGTGTCGGGCGCGGCAATCTCGGTGCGGAAAAGTGCGTGCAGCGCAGCGGTTGCTGGGCCGGGCTCGCCCAGCTCGGCGTCGGCGGCGCGGAAATCGAGGGCGCGGGTTGAAGCGAGCAGCTCGATCCCGAGCACTCGCGAGAGCCCGTCGAGCCCACGACGCAGTTTGCGAGCGGCGTGCCAGCCCATCGATACGTGGTCCTCCTGCATGGCTGAGGACGGGATCGAGTCGACCGAGGCGGGGGCCGCGAGGCGCTTGAGTTCAGAGACGATGCCCGCTGCGGTGTACTGGGCGATCATCAGGCCGGAGTCGAGGCCAGCGTCGGCCGCGAGGAAGGGCGGCAGACCGTGGTTGCGCGCGACGTCGAGGAAGCGGTCGGTGCGGCGCTCAGAGATGCTCGCGAGGTCGGCAACGGCAATCGCGAGGAAGTCGAGCACGTACGCGACGGGGGCGCCGTGGAAGTTGCCGTTTGACTCGACACGACCGTCGGGCAGCACCACCGGGTTGTCGATAGCGGAGACAAGCTCGATCGAGGCGACCCGCTCGGCGTGGGCCACGGTATCGCGCGCGGCACCGTGCACCTGCGGGGCGCAGCGCAGCGAGTAGGCATCCTGCACCCGGGTGAACTCACCCTCGCGCGGCCGCTGAATGAGCGACGAACCCTCGAGCACTCGCAGCATATTTGCGGCGGCGGCGGCCTGACCCGGGTGCGGGCGCAGCGCCTGTAGCTCGGGGGCAAACACGGCATCGGTTCCGGTGAGCCCTTCGACACTCGCGGCGGCGGCAATGTCGGCCACCTTTAGCAGGTCAGTCAGGTCGTGCAGCGCCAGACAGAGCATGCCGAGCATGCCGTCGGTGCCGTTGATGAGGGCGAGCCCCTCCTTCTCGGCGAGCACCACGGGTGTGATTCCGGCTGCGGCGAGCGCCTCGGCCGCGGGAATGGGTGCGGCGTGCGGATCCTCACTCACCCGCACTTCGCCCTCTCCCAACAGGGTGAGCGCGCAGTGTGCGAGCGGACTCAAATCACCGGAGCAGCCGAGTGAACCGTACTCGTGCACAACGGGGGTAATTCCCGCGTTCAGGATCGCGGCGTAGGTCTCTGCGACGATGGGTCGCACGCCGGTGCGGCCGCTCGCGAGGGTATTGAGGCGCAGCAGCATGAGTGCACGCACGACCTCCCGCTCGACCTCGGGACCGGTTCCCGCGGCGTGCGAGCGAATCAGGCTGCGCTGCAGTTGCTGCCGCTTCTCGACGGGAATCTGCACTTTGGCGAGGGCCCCGAAACCGGTCGAGACTCCATAGTGCGGCTTAGTGTCGTTGGCGAGGTCTGCGATGACCTGCTGGCTCGCTGCGATGCGGTCGAGCGCACCAGAGCCGAGCACAACCGCAGCGTTCTCCCGCGCAACGGCAACAACGTCGTCAACGGTGAGCGAGGCTTCGCCCAGGGTGATGGGCGAGCGCGAAGACTGTGAGTGATGTTCCATACATCGATCTCAGCGCACCCGGGCCGAACTCGGCAGTGGCTGTAGACTCGATGCGTCTGGGATACCAGACTGGCTATAGGAGGATCACCATCACGTCCGGGATCACAGACGGAGGCGCGAGCTCTGCAAACCCGTCATCGCGCGCGCTTGCTAGCGTCACTGGTATGAGCACCGATGCCCCAGCTTCCGCGTCCACCACTTCACCCGCCGCGCTATCGCACGATCCCGAGTGGCCGCGCACCGGAGGCTGGAGTTCGCCCTCACCGTCCGAACAGGTGGACCTCACCCTCGTTGGGGTGCCAACCTCTCGCACGTCCCTCTCCCCCAGCAACGCGCACGAGACGCCGGCCGCCATTCGCGAAGCTCTCCGCCGGTACTCAAGCCACATCGTCGCGCCGGGCCAGGCTGGCACCCGCGGCAGCGAGGCCGATCTTGTGCTCGACGAGGCACTCCGCATCGTCGATGCCGGTGATGTTGTAGAACCGGATACTGAAGCGGGCGAAATGACGGCTGCCAAGAGGATCGTTGAGCTTTCGAGTCGATCCGAGCTCGTCGTGGCACTCGGCGGCGACAACGCCCTCACCGTGCCCGCAGCACTCGGCATTGCGGGCTTCGGCACGGAGAACGACACACTCAAGACCGCGGGCCTCATCACCCTCGACGCACACCACGACCTACGCGATGGCCGCAGTAACGGCTCACCTGTGCGCAGGCTCGTTGAGGCCGGGCTCGATCCCCGCCGCATCGTGCAAATCGGGATCGCGGACTTCGCAAACTCCCGCGCCTACCGCCAGCGCGCCCGCGACTGGGGCATCACGGTCATCCACCGCGATGAACTCCACGAGCGACCGCTGCGCGAGATCGTGGCCGAGGCCCTCGAAGTCGCGGGTGCTGCGGGCGGCCCGATCCACGTTGATCTTGATGTAGATGTCTGTGACCGTTCAGTCGCCCCCGGCTGTCCGGCCTCGATCCCGGGCGGAATCCAAGCGCACGAACTGCGCACGATAACCCGCCTACTCGCACAGGATGCCCGTGTGCGAGGCATCGACCTCGCCGAGGTTGATACGACCGCCGACACCCCTGACGGTCGCACTGTACGACTCGCTGCGCTCTGTGTTCTCGAGGCCGCAGCTGGCCTCGCCCACCGGCTCGGCCGCTAGAACGATCCCTCATCCCTTCCGGCACGACGAAAGGTGCTGCAGTGACCACGACCAACACCGGTCGCAACGACGCGATCGCAACCCCCAATACCGACTCGCACGAGGGTCAAGGATCCTCTGACGCCCCGCAAGACGGCGGCCTCAAGCGGGGCCTCTCCTCACGCCATATCCGCTTCATGGCGCTCGGCTCGGCCATCGGCACGGGCCTGTTCATGGGCTCCTCCGGGGCGATCCAGACCGCGGGGCCCGCGGTGCTGCTCGCCTACATCATCGGCGGCGCCGCCGTCTTTATGGTGATGCGCGCGCTCGGTGAAATGATCGTGCGTCACCCGGTGTCTGGCTCTTTCGGGCAGTACGCCTCGCGCTACATCCACCCCTTCGCGGGCTTTCTGGTCGGCTGGACCTTCGCATTTGAGATGTTTCTCGTTGCTGTGTTCGACGCGACCGCCATCGGCGTCTACATGGGGTTCTGGTTTCCGCAGGTGTCGCAGTGGGTGTGGGTGCTAGCGGTGGTGTTCTTCATCGCGGCCATCAATATGGTCGGCGTGAAGGTGTTCGGCGAACTTGAGTTCTGGTTTGCCCTCATCAAAATCGTCGCCATCATCGCGCTCATTGCCGCAGGTGTGGCGGTCATCCTCTTTGGCTTTGGCATTGCCGGTCACGAGGACATGGGTCCGCAGAACCTTGTGGATCACGGTGGCTTCATGCCCAACGGCATCTGGGGTCTGCTCGCGTCATTCACCATCGTCATGTTTGCGTTTGGTGGCATCGAGATTATTGGCGTGACTGCAGGCGAGGCACAAAACCCCAAGAAGGTCATCCCGAAGGCGATCAACTCGGTTCCGATCCGCATCCTGCTCTTCTACGTACTCACGCTCGGTGTCATCATGATGATTCAGCCGTGGACCGACATTACC is a genomic window containing:
- a CDS encoding oxygenase MpaB family protein produces the protein MNQVLERMVSPVRSRLIETLSGHAKQVPAWLVRLEDGEDEGFFGEDSAAWMVHSSMPTLVAGVRALLLQALHPGALAGVRDHSRYQEDPLGRLAGTIQWIHTVTFGSTSQAIAGSQMVQAMHERVRGEFTDGHGVVRNYSANDPELAQWVHVAFTDAFLTAHEHWGRPIPGGADGYVAEWAKAAELMNVADPPRTAAALRACIDNATDSGELRGGPEVTEIVRFIRRPPLSRTLKPSYRVVFRAAVSTLQPRHREMLGLSQRDLLPIHAATKLVLSGAEYLIGPKSAAELAARRRLARLAEVAE
- a CDS encoding MmcQ/YjbR family DNA-binding protein; this translates as MTQPSFALNSYEGLDACLLSYGRAEASYPFGPGARVYKVVGKMFALIGEPEREDETLSLTLKGPVLQNELLVRDFAAIRPGYHMNKQHWITITIDGSVADSLLEELIAESYELVFRPLPRAVRDAHES
- a CDS encoding IclR family transcriptional regulator, translating into MSDVKVPAADQTLRILSLLARSRGPLPASIIATQLELPRSTVYHLLATLQEHGYVMHLLEEKRFGLGIAAVELSSAYARQEPLARIGRPLLAQLVDRVRCSGHLAVPHGRDVLYVLEERAPGSPSLVTDVDVRLPMQATASGRAILAALPKAQARALFPNKEAFVHRLASSDSIDRYSRLRSVLDETQTRGFSLERGSVSEGFASVGVPVLDHRGWPVAAIAVTFLEDAVAEEQLPELAAAVRGTAEALSSRIHGKGV
- the hutH gene encoding histidine ammonia-lyase, translating into MEHHSQSSRSPITLGEASLTVDDVVAVARENAAVVLGSGALDRIAASQQVIADLANDTKPHYGVSTGFGALAKVQIPVEKRQQLQRSLIRSHAAGTGPEVEREVVRALMLLRLNTLASGRTGVRPIVAETYAAILNAGITPVVHEYGSLGCSGDLSPLAHCALTLLGEGEVRVSEDPHAAPIPAAEALAAAGITPVVLAEKEGLALINGTDGMLGMLCLALHDLTDLLKVADIAAAASVEGLTGTDAVFAPELQALRPHPGQAAAAANMLRVLEGSSLIQRPREGEFTRVQDAYSLRCAPQVHGAARDTVAHAERVASIELVSAIDNPVVLPDGRVESNGNFHGAPVAYVLDFLAIAVADLASISERRTDRFLDVARNHGLPPFLAADAGLDSGLMIAQYTAAGIVSELKRLAAPASVDSIPSSAMQEDHVSMGWHAARKLRRGLDGLSRVLGIELLASTRALDFRAADAELGEPGPATAALHALFRTEIAAPDTDAFLSPTITAAYEFVASGAVRETVERAVGAPLG
- a CDS encoding agmatinase family protein, with the translated sequence MSTDAPASASTTSPAALSHDPEWPRTGGWSSPSPSEQVDLTLVGVPTSRTSLSPSNAHETPAAIREALRRYSSHIVAPGQAGTRGSEADLVLDEALRIVDAGDVVEPDTEAGEMTAAKRIVELSSRSELVVALGGDNALTVPAALGIAGFGTENDTLKTAGLITLDAHHDLRDGRSNGSPVRRLVEAGLDPRRIVQIGIADFANSRAYRQRARDWGITVIHRDELHERPLREIVAEALEVAGAAGGPIHVDLDVDVCDRSVAPGCPASIPGGIQAHELRTITRLLAQDARVRGIDLAEVDTTADTPDGRTVRLAALCVLEAAAGLAHRLGR
- a CDS encoding amino acid permease — translated: MALGSAIGTGLFMGSSGAIQTAGPAVLLAYIIGGAAVFMVMRALGEMIVRHPVSGSFGQYASRYIHPFAGFLVGWTFAFEMFLVAVFDATAIGVYMGFWFPQVSQWVWVLAVVFFIAAINMVGVKVFGELEFWFALIKIVAIIALIAAGVAVILFGFGIAGHEDMGPQNLVDHGGFMPNGIWGLLASFTIVMFAFGGIEIIGVTAGEAQNPKKVIPKAINSVPIRILLFYVLTLGVIMMIQPWTDITGATSPFVSIFESLGFQAAAAVFNVILITAALSAMNADIFGAGRMIHGLAEQGQAPKSFIKTTRNGVPIMTVISMIVALLIGVVLNFFYPDQVLFLLGALATFATVMVWLVILVAHIRMKREIAREQRLPSEFPVPLWPVASYLTVGFILFVIVMVGIVPDSRPALWVGLIWVVILTLCYFGLIRGQGRKPHYLVDQTEPISVLPAR